Proteins from a genomic interval of Desulfofustis limnaeus:
- a CDS encoding CoB--CoM heterodisulfide reductase iron-sulfur subunit B family protein: MNYSYYPGCSLNGTALDYDRSVRQVCARLAIELVELPDWNCCGASSAHMTDHEVAVRLPLRNLLLAAELGHDLLVPCAACFQRLKATDRAVRADPAYWDAESYAPSFTIVHISSLLAAERSCRLIGEQLRIRLDGLPVACYYGCLSLRHPKVTGAQDYEQPRNLETIVETLGARPVDWSHRTECCSGSLTMARPDIAEALVGDIVAAARRAGARALVTDCPMCQANVESRQTSGAEPLPVFYATELIVAALSGSYPARQRRLHLVPAQALSSVVDQAAVRQEETV, encoded by the coding sequence ATGAACTATTCCTATTACCCTGGTTGCTCACTTAACGGTACGGCCCTCGATTATGACCGATCAGTGCGCCAGGTCTGCGCACGGCTCGCCATCGAGTTGGTTGAATTGCCCGATTGGAATTGTTGCGGTGCCTCGTCGGCCCATATGACCGATCATGAGGTCGCCGTCCGGCTCCCCTTACGCAATTTGCTGCTGGCCGCCGAATTGGGGCACGACCTGCTGGTTCCCTGCGCCGCCTGTTTTCAACGGTTGAAAGCCACTGACCGGGCCGTGCGCGCCGATCCGGCGTACTGGGATGCTGAGAGCTATGCGCCGTCTTTCACCATCGTCCATATCAGCTCGTTGCTTGCTGCCGAGCGGAGCTGTCGGCTCATCGGCGAGCAGCTCCGCATCCGGCTCGATGGCCTGCCGGTGGCCTGTTATTACGGCTGCCTGTCCCTGCGCCATCCGAAGGTTACCGGCGCGCAGGACTATGAACAGCCACGCAATCTGGAAACCATTGTCGAGACGCTTGGGGCCCGGCCGGTCGACTGGTCGCACCGGACCGAATGCTGCTCCGGCAGCCTGACCATGGCCCGCCCCGATATCGCCGAGGCGTTGGTGGGCGATATTGTGGCGGCGGCCAGGCGTGCCGGTGCCCGGGCGCTGGTAACCGATTGCCCGATGTGCCAGGCCAACGTGGAGAGCCGGCAAACGAGCGGTGCGGAACCGCTGCCGGTCTTTTACGCCACCGAGTTGATTGTTGCAGCGCTGAGTGGCAGTTATCCGGCCAGACAACGACGGCTCCACCTGGTCCCGGCCCAGGCGCTCAGCTCGGTCGTCGATCAGGCGGCAGTCAGGCAGGAGGAAACGGTATGA